One part of the Paenibacillus silvisoli genome encodes these proteins:
- a CDS encoding flagellar biosynthetic protein FliO, with the protein MKVSKGIRLAAMAVSGWLMTASLASAEISVDEGKPVIGTGIGYYIWVIVALLLVIGLIILVIKWLASRNRGWGTNRALRSLGGIPLGQNKSLQVVELSGRVYVVGVGDDITLLDKIEDPDTAAAVLEAIDQQNNRTWSSPTLTEFIGRFRKSGKADGPTSEPWQEAVSFKDLLNNGMMRQSDQKQKVEELLREQNHNDRLLDE; encoded by the coding sequence ATGAAGGTTTCAAAGGGAATCCGACTTGCTGCAATGGCTGTCTCCGGCTGGCTCATGACAGCAAGTCTTGCGTCAGCAGAGATAAGCGTCGATGAGGGTAAACCTGTCATCGGAACGGGAATCGGGTACTACATCTGGGTCATCGTTGCGCTCTTGCTGGTCATCGGACTGATCATTCTCGTTATTAAGTGGCTTGCCAGCCGCAACCGCGGATGGGGAACCAACCGGGCGCTTCGTTCGCTGGGCGGCATTCCGTTAGGCCAGAACAAATCGCTGCAGGTAGTTGAGCTGTCAGGCAGAGTGTACGTGGTCGGTGTCGGGGACGATATCACGCTTCTGGATAAAATCGAAGACCCTGATACGGCGGCAGCCGTATTGGAGGCGATCGATCAGCAGAACAATCGGACTTGGAGCTCGCCGACCTTGACGGAGTTTATCGGCCGCTTCCGCAAGAGCGGGAAAGCCGATGGGCCGACAAGCGAGCCTTGGCAAGAGGCGGTATCCTTCAAGGATTTGCTTAATAACGGGATGATGCGTCAGTCGGATCAGAAGCAAAAGGTCGAAGAGCTTCTTAGAGAGCAAAATCATAATGATCGGTTGTTGGACGAATGA
- the fliP gene encoding flagellar type III secretion system pore protein FliP (The bacterial flagellar biogenesis protein FliP forms a type III secretion system (T3SS)-type pore required for flagellar assembly.), translated as MNKKIVLTVAALQLLGLLFHSHAFAEPLPNVSVSIGDSGSESPGTSALSLLLIITVLSVAPAILVLMTSFTRIVIVLGFVRTSLGTQQMPPNQVLIGLAMFLTFFIMSPTLGTVNQVALQPYLKGELTQTQALSKAAEPMKEFMMKHTRDKDLLLFLKYTKMEKPKSIKDVPITVMVPAYALSELRTSFQMGFMIFIPFLIIDMVVASTLMAMGMMMLPPVMISLPFKILLFVLVDGWYLIVKSLLLSF; from the coding sequence ATGAACAAAAAAATCGTACTGACTGTAGCTGCTTTACAACTGCTTGGCCTGCTGTTTCACTCCCATGCATTCGCTGAACCGCTGCCGAACGTCAGCGTCAGCATCGGAGACAGCGGCAGCGAAAGTCCCGGAACAAGCGCGCTTTCGCTATTGCTCATCATTACGGTGTTGAGCGTAGCGCCAGCCATACTTGTCCTCATGACGAGCTTCACGCGTATCGTCATCGTGCTCGGCTTTGTTCGAACCTCGCTCGGAACGCAGCAAATGCCGCCGAACCAAGTGTTAATCGGCTTAGCCATGTTTCTTACGTTCTTCATCATGTCGCCGACGCTAGGCACCGTGAATCAAGTTGCTCTGCAGCCGTATCTTAAAGGCGAGCTCACCCAAACGCAGGCTTTGAGCAAAGCGGCTGAACCGATGAAGGAATTTATGATGAAGCATACCCGAGATAAAGATCTGCTTCTGTTCTTGAAATATACGAAGATGGAAAAGCCGAAATCGATTAAAGACGTACCGATTACGGTCATGGTTCCGGCGTATGCCCTAAGCGAGCTGCGAACGTCATTCCAAATGGGCTTCATGATCTTTATCCCGTTTCTCATTATCGATATGGTCGTCGCCAGCACCTTGATGGCGATGGGGATGATGATGCTTCCGCCGGTAATGATATCGCTGCCGTTCAAAATTTTGTTGTTTGTGCTGGTAGACGGATGGTATCTCATCGTCAAGTCATTGTTGCTCAGTTTTTAA
- the fliQ gene encoding flagellar biosynthesis protein FliQ, with the protein MSSDFIIALAGQAVYTVLKASAPMLLIGLVVGLVVSIFQATTQIQEQSLAFVPKVAAVLLSVLLFGPWILNTLVDFTYNLLNNLYKYIG; encoded by the coding sequence ATGAGTTCGGACTTCATCATCGCCTTAGCCGGACAGGCAGTTTATACGGTACTGAAAGCGAGTGCGCCAATGCTGCTTATCGGACTGGTCGTCGGTTTGGTTGTTAGTATCTTTCAGGCTACTACGCAAATCCAAGAGCAGTCGCTGGCTTTTGTGCCTAAAGTGGCGGCCGTACTGCTTTCCGTCCTGCTGTTTGGTCCGTGGATCTTGAATACACTGGTCGATTTCACCTACAACCTGCTGAATAACTTGTATAAATACATCGGATAG
- the fliR gene encoding flagellar biosynthetic protein FliR, translating to MELFLQGFPIFLLIFCRITAFFVVAPIFSTRNVPSTFKLGFSFFISLLVFFTYGLKQTVVPDAEYVLAIIRELLAGALLGFAAYLFYTIVNTAGSLIDMQMGFGMANIIDPMTGASAPLMGNFKGMIATLLFLSINGHHYLLSALLQSYEWIPLDNTLFAHVSAGTVSSFLTSMVSQTFLLAIQMSAPLVVALFLTDVGLGLLARTAPQYNVFVIGIPIKILVGFLILAVLMPGLVTLYEHLFEQMFNAMRKLFDILQGPAT from the coding sequence ATGGAGTTGTTTCTTCAAGGATTCCCTATTTTTTTGCTTATTTTTTGTCGAATAACTGCGTTTTTCGTCGTAGCGCCTATCTTTTCGACTCGAAATGTGCCGAGTACGTTTAAATTGGGATTCAGTTTTTTCATATCGCTGCTCGTATTTTTCACATATGGCTTAAAGCAGACGGTCGTTCCAGATGCCGAGTATGTGCTCGCGATTATTCGCGAACTGCTGGCGGGAGCTTTGCTGGGCTTCGCAGCTTATTTATTTTATACGATCGTCAATACGGCAGGCAGCTTGATCGATATGCAGATGGGCTTCGGCATGGCGAACATTATCGATCCGATGACCGGCGCTTCCGCACCGCTCATGGGCAACTTTAAAGGCATGATCGCGACGCTGCTGTTTCTTTCGATTAATGGACACCATTACTTGCTGTCGGCGCTGCTCCAAAGCTATGAATGGATTCCGCTCGATAATACGCTGTTCGCTCACGTAAGCGCAGGGACGGTATCCAGCTTTTTAACCAGCATGGTTAGCCAAACCTTCTTGCTGGCGATTCAAATGTCGGCTCCGCTCGTCGTGGCACTTTTCTTAACCGACGTTGGTCTAGGCTTGCTAGCGCGAACCGCGCCGCAATACAACGTGTTCGTTATTGGGATTCCGATTAAGATCCTTGTCGGCTTTCTCATCTTGGCCGTTTTGATGCCTGGTCTCGTTACGCTGTATGAACATTTGTTTGAACAAATGTTCAATGCCATGCGGAAGCTGTTCGATATTTTGCAAGGTCCTGCAACGTAG
- the flhB gene encoding flagellar biosynthesis protein FlhB has protein sequence MVNYRWTLDLQLFSGEKTERATPKKRQEARKKGQTAKSQEVPGALILFFVFLSFMMLGGYYKSRIMHLFGSLFEQKLLMEVTSENVVTLFADLMMQGFMLLAPIFAIAVLVAVIGNYAQIGIMFTAEPLKLKMNKLNPISGFKQIFSMHSLVEFVKNVLKLVLIGFIVYSVIRREMGSIMQLASVPIDGIFSYISDVTIRLGVEIGAILAILALFDYMYKRYEHEKSLRMSKQDIKDEYKKSEGDPLVKSKIKERQRRMALQRMMQDVPRADVVITNPTHFAIALQYDGAKMEAPKVIAKGMDFVALRIKEVAKEHGVIMMENRPLARALYDRTEIGDSVPADLFQAVAEVLAYVYKLKKKV, from the coding sequence ATGGTCAACTATCGTTGGACGCTCGATCTGCAATTGTTTTCAGGTGAAAAAACAGAGCGTGCAACACCTAAGAAGAGGCAGGAAGCCCGCAAGAAAGGGCAGACGGCCAAGAGCCAGGAAGTTCCTGGAGCTCTCATTTTGTTTTTTGTTTTTCTCAGCTTCATGATGCTAGGCGGCTATTACAAATCGCGAATCATGCATTTGTTCGGTTCCCTGTTCGAACAAAAGCTGTTAATGGAAGTGACGTCTGAAAACGTCGTAACGCTGTTTGCGGATTTAATGATGCAGGGCTTCATGCTGCTCGCCCCGATATTTGCCATAGCGGTGCTCGTCGCGGTGATAGGGAATTATGCGCAAATCGGCATTATGTTTACGGCCGAGCCTCTAAAGTTGAAAATGAATAAGCTAAATCCGATTAGTGGCTTCAAACAAATTTTTTCGATGCACTCATTAGTTGAATTTGTTAAGAACGTTTTAAAATTGGTACTAATCGGCTTTATCGTGTATTCCGTGATTCGGCGTGAGATGGGAAGCATCATGCAGCTTGCGAGCGTACCGATAGACGGTATCTTTAGCTACATATCCGATGTGACCATACGGTTAGGCGTTGAAATCGGCGCGATACTCGCCATATTGGCTTTATTTGACTACATGTACAAGCGTTATGAGCATGAAAAAAGCTTACGGATGTCCAAGCAGGACATTAAAGACGAATATAAGAAATCCGAAGGCGACCCGCTCGTGAAAAGCAAGATCAAGGAGCGTCAACGGAGAATGGCCCTCCAGCGCATGATGCAGGATGTGCCGAGGGCAGACGTCGTCATTACAAACCCAACCCACTTTGCCATTGCACTGCAATATGACGGCGCGAAGATGGAGGCTCCGAAAGTAATCGCCAAGGGGATGGATTTTGTGGCTCTTCGCATAAAGGAAGTCGCGAAGGAGCATGGCGTCATTATGATGGAAAACAGGCCGCTCGCCAGAGCGCTGTATGATCGGACGGAAATCGGCGATTCGGTTCCTGCCGATCTGTTCCAGGCTGTGGCGGAAGTACTGGCTTATGTATATAAGCTCAAGAAAAAAGTGTAG
- the flhA gene encoding flagellar biosynthesis protein FlhA, with the protein MKARDMTILIGIIGIVLMMVIPIPPALLDVLLIVNISIALMIMLISMNTQDALQFSIFPALLLITTVFRLALNVSTTRNILAHAHAGKVVETFGNWVAGGQIAIGFVVFLILVVVQFIVITKGSERVAEVAARFTLDAMPGKQMSIDADLNAGLINEQQAKERRQKIEREADFYGSMDGASKFVKGDAIASIIILIINLIGGFVIGMSVHGLSFSDSLHTFSVLTIGDGLVSQIPALLISTATGLIVTRAASEGNLAHDVTVQMFRYPKLLYIVAGTLTLLGIGTPIGPIATLPTAAIIAFGAYRMQNAQKQEQQAQEILEEEQEIEEVRSPESVISLLQVDPIEFEFGYGLIPLADTQQGGDLLDRIIMIRRQCALELGLVVPVIRIRDNIQLKPNEYIIKIKGNTVARGELLLNHYLAMSPGYDDESIVGIDTVEPAFGLPAIWIDEPTKERAELTGYTVVDPPSVVATHLTEVIKRHAHELIGRQETRALIDNVRESYPALVDELIPSILNVGDIQKVLSKLLKEKISIRDMVTIFESLADHGPYTKDPDILTEYVRQALSRQITQQFSHNGDTLRVITVGPMLEKKIAESVQSSEQGSYLALDPVSTQTIYQKLTEQVNKQIQSGNQPIVLASPTIRMYLRQIVERTMQDIPVLSYSELEPSIEVQSIGVVNL; encoded by the coding sequence ATGAAAGCCAGAGACATGACAATATTGATCGGAATCATCGGCATCGTGCTTATGATGGTTATTCCGATTCCGCCTGCTCTATTGGATGTGCTCTTAATTGTCAACATTTCCATCGCTCTGATGATTATGCTCATTTCGATGAATACGCAGGACGCGCTGCAGTTTTCGATCTTCCCGGCGCTGCTCCTGATTACGACCGTATTCCGCTTGGCGCTGAACGTATCCACGACCAGAAATATTTTGGCGCATGCCCATGCCGGCAAAGTGGTCGAGACGTTCGGGAATTGGGTGGCCGGCGGCCAGATCGCGATCGGCTTCGTCGTCTTCCTTATCCTCGTCGTCGTTCAATTTATCGTTATTACGAAGGGCTCGGAGCGCGTAGCTGAAGTAGCGGCACGCTTCACCCTCGATGCGATGCCGGGTAAGCAAATGAGTATCGACGCGGATTTGAACGCCGGTCTCATTAACGAACAACAAGCAAAGGAACGCCGGCAAAAGATCGAACGCGAAGCCGACTTCTACGGCTCGATGGACGGTGCCAGCAAATTCGTAAAAGGGGATGCCATCGCATCCATCATTATTCTAATCATTAACCTGATCGGCGGATTTGTAATCGGGATGTCCGTTCACGGATTAAGCTTCTCCGATTCGCTTCACACGTTTTCGGTGCTTACGATCGGTGACGGCCTAGTCAGCCAAATTCCGGCCTTGCTCATTTCCACGGCAACCGGTCTGATCGTAACGCGCGCCGCATCCGAAGGTAACCTCGCGCATGACGTGACCGTGCAGATGTTCCGCTATCCCAAGCTGCTTTATATTGTTGCAGGAACGCTGACTCTCTTAGGAATTGGAACGCCAATTGGCCCGATCGCAACACTGCCGACTGCCGCAATTATCGCTTTTGGCGCTTACCGAATGCAGAATGCGCAGAAGCAAGAGCAGCAAGCGCAAGAGATTTTGGAGGAAGAACAAGAGATCGAAGAAGTCAGAAGTCCGGAAAGCGTCATCAGCCTGCTGCAGGTGGATCCGATCGAATTCGAGTTCGGATATGGACTTATCCCGCTCGCCGATACGCAGCAAGGCGGCGACTTGCTGGACCGGATCATCATGATCCGGCGTCAATGCGCGCTGGAGCTCGGTCTCGTCGTTCCGGTCATTCGAATTCGGGACAACATCCAGCTCAAACCGAATGAATATATCATCAAAATCAAAGGCAACACCGTGGCGCGCGGCGAGCTGCTGCTCAATCACTATTTGGCGATGAGCCCGGGCTACGACGATGAATCGATCGTCGGTATCGATACGGTAGAGCCGGCATTCGGCTTGCCAGCGATTTGGATCGATGAGCCGACGAAGGAACGCGCGGAGCTGACAGGATATACCGTCGTCGATCCGCCGTCGGTCGTGGCGACCCATCTAACGGAGGTTATTAAGCGGCATGCGCATGAGTTGATCGGACGCCAGGAAACGAGAGCGCTGATCGATAACGTGAGAGAGTCGTATCCGGCTCTCGTCGATGAGCTGATTCCTTCGATTTTGAACGTCGGCGACATTCAGAAGGTGCTCTCGAAGCTGCTTAAGGAGAAAATCTCCATTCGCGATATGGTAACGATCTTCGAGTCTCTGGCCGATCATGGGCCGTACACGAAAGACCCGGATATTTTGACCGAGTATGTTCGTCAAGCGCTTTCGAGACAAATTACGCAGCAGTTCTCCCATAACGGGGATACGCTGCGCGTCATAACGGTAGGCCCGATGCTGGAGAAGAAAATCGCGGAATCGGTGCAAAGCTCGGAGCAAGGCAGCTACTTGGCGCTTGACCCGGTCTCCACGCAAACGATCTACCAGAAGCTGACCGAGCAAGTCAATAAACAGATCCAATCCGGCAATCAGCCGATCGTGCTCGCATCGCCAACGATCCGTATGTATTTACGGCAAATCGTCGAGCGGACGATGCAAGATATTCCGGTTCTCTCGTACAGCGAGCTGGAGCCTAGTATTGAAGTTCAAAGCATTGGGGTGGTGAATCTATGA
- the flhF gene encoding flagellar biosynthesis protein FlhF, whose protein sequence is MKVKRYVVNALPEALPMIRNELGVDAIILNTKEIRVGGFLGMFGKKKTEVIAAVEAGGGGGTAVKPAARPQPVPAAAKPAVSAVTPEAIASIASLASSAIAERQSAMQQPAKQAAAALLKLEATEMELPPLNSAAAYEARTGVKAPPASASLKPRMSEDDLLDEIRDMKQWIMRMSKQQQLQARPEALQSLYDRLLDQEVSQALADKLLEQVELKLEESDLLDQQSGAIDRADVWRFAEQTLLDWLKGLDAGVIGSDTQVIHFVGPTGVGKTTSIAKLAAEQTLKSGRKVGFITSDTYRIAAVDQLRTYATILNVPLEVVFSPSEVARAFKQLEDRELIFMDTAGRNFRNELYVSEVNSLLQTNKRAETFLVLSLTGKFKDMSMVAENFAKYGIDRVLYTKQDETNANGAILNLAMEHGLRPTYIAYGQTVPDDIAPFKASSYVSQLLGAAQ, encoded by the coding sequence ATGAAGGTAAAGCGCTACGTGGTCAATGCATTACCCGAAGCACTGCCTATGATTCGCAATGAGCTTGGCGTGGACGCCATTATATTGAATACGAAAGAGATTCGCGTCGGCGGATTTCTCGGCATGTTCGGCAAGAAAAAAACGGAGGTCATCGCAGCGGTGGAAGCAGGCGGAGGCGGCGGTACGGCTGTAAAGCCGGCAGCTCGCCCGCAGCCTGTACCTGCTGCGGCAAAGCCTGCCGTCAGCGCGGTAACGCCTGAAGCGATCGCATCGATCGCGAGCTTGGCTTCTTCCGCGATAGCGGAACGGCAAAGCGCGATGCAGCAGCCAGCGAAACAGGCAGCTGCCGCGCTTCTTAAGCTGGAAGCGACGGAAATGGAATTGCCGCCTCTCAACTCTGCTGCCGCTTATGAGGCCCGAACGGGGGTCAAGGCGCCGCCGGCTTCGGCAAGCCTCAAGCCGCGCATGTCGGAGGACGATCTTCTAGATGAAATCCGCGATATGAAGCAGTGGATTATGCGGATGTCTAAGCAGCAGCAGCTGCAGGCCAGACCGGAAGCGCTGCAGTCGCTCTACGATCGGCTGCTCGATCAAGAAGTGAGCCAAGCGTTGGCTGACAAACTGCTGGAGCAAGTGGAGCTGAAGCTCGAAGAGTCTGACCTGCTCGATCAGCAGTCAGGCGCTATCGATCGTGCCGACGTTTGGCGCTTCGCCGAACAGACGCTGCTGGATTGGTTGAAAGGCCTGGATGCGGGCGTCATCGGCAGCGATACGCAAGTCATTCATTTTGTCGGACCTACCGGCGTCGGCAAAACGACTTCCATCGCCAAGCTTGCGGCGGAGCAAACGTTAAAGTCCGGTCGCAAAGTCGGCTTTATCACATCGGATACATACCGAATCGCTGCCGTCGATCAGCTGCGGACTTATGCCACGATCTTGAATGTGCCGCTAGAGGTTGTCTTCTCGCCGTCAGAGGTGGCGAGAGCGTTCAAGCAGCTTGAAGACCGCGAGCTGATCTTCATGGATACGGCCGGCAGAAATTTCCGCAACGAGCTGTACGTGTCGGAAGTGAACAGCCTGCTCCAGACCAACAAACGTGCGGAGACGTTCCTCGTGCTTAGCTTGACAGGGAAGTTCAAGGATATGTCGATGGTCGCCGAAAATTTCGCCAAATACGGCATCGACCGGGTGCTATATACGAAGCAGGATGAAACGAACGCTAACGGCGCGATTTTGAACCTGGCTATGGAGCATGGGTTGCGCCCTACGTACATTGCATACGGGCAAACGGTTCCTGACGATATAGCGCCATTCAAGGCTTCGAGCTATGTTTCGCAATTATTGGGGGCAGCTCAATGA